A single Ignavibacteriales bacterium DNA region contains:
- a CDS encoding DUF5009 domain-containing protein, giving the protein MNEPVKTERLVSLDVFRGITIAGMVLVNNPGTWSTIYPPLKHAPWHGCTPTDLIFPFFLFIVGVAITYSMKKRKERGDSQKQLIIQIIRRALILFGLGIILATFPFYNFNTGEWLDPSKIRIPGVLQRIGVVYLIAALLFLKTSLKTQVGIAAFFLLLYWALMTLIPVPGVGYANLEPTTNLAAYIDNLLLQGHLWSATKVWDPEGILSTIPAIATTLSGIFLGYWLLSDNDKMTKVIWIFVFANFSVVLGLFWDLAFPMNKNIWTSSYVLYTTGLALHFFAMCYWLIDMKGYTFWIKPFLVYGSNAITVFFLSGIMARMMSIIRWEKVPGEVITLKGYIYESFFTPYFPPINASFAFALFYVLLWLGIMWIFYAKKIFIKI; this is encoded by the coding sequence ATGAATGAACCAGTTAAGACAGAGCGCTTGGTTTCGCTCGACGTGTTCAGGGGAATAACCATAGCAGGGATGGTGCTTGTAAATAACCCTGGTACCTGGAGCACCATTTATCCGCCGCTGAAGCATGCGCCTTGGCACGGTTGTACTCCTACCGACCTGATTTTCCCCTTCTTCCTTTTTATCGTTGGTGTTGCCATCACCTACTCCATGAAGAAAAGAAAAGAACGCGGAGACTCTCAAAAACAGCTCATAATACAGATTATCCGAAGAGCGTTAATTTTATTCGGACTCGGAATCATCCTGGCAACTTTCCCCTTTTACAATTTTAACACCGGTGAGTGGCTTGATCCCTCAAAGATAAGAATTCCCGGAGTGCTTCAGCGAATTGGCGTGGTCTATCTGATTGCAGCGCTGTTGTTCCTGAAAACATCACTTAAAACGCAGGTAGGTATAGCCGCATTTTTCCTTTTGCTATACTGGGCATTGATGACACTGATTCCCGTGCCCGGTGTTGGCTACGCGAATCTTGAACCAACTACCAACCTTGCGGCATATATAGACAACCTTCTGCTGCAGGGGCATCTCTGGTCAGCAACAAAAGTGTGGGACCCTGAAGGCATCCTTTCAACAATTCCTGCAATAGCCACCACTCTCAGCGGAATTTTTCTTGGATACTGGCTCCTTTCCGATAATGACAAGATGACCAAGGTTATCTGGATTTTCGTATTTGCAAATTTTTCTGTAGTCCTTGGTTTATTCTGGGATCTGGCGTTCCCAATGAATAAAAACATCTGGACAAGTTCATACGTATTATATACAACAGGCCTGGCACTGCACTTCTTCGCGATGTGCTACTGGCTGATTGACATGAAAGGTTATACGTTCTGGATCAAGCCGTTTCTGGTTTATGGTTCAAACGCGATAACCGTATTCTTTCTTTCAGGAATTATGGCCCGCATGATGTCCATCATCCGCTGGGAAAAAGTTCCCGGCGAGGTTATCACGCTGAAAGGCTATATCTATGAATCCTTTTTTACGCCATACTTCCCCCCCATTAATGCATC
- a CDS encoding acetaldehyde dehydrogenase (acetylating) — protein sequence MTLQDNDLLSVQEARNLALAAKEAQKEYKHFTQEQVDRIVKAMADAGYAQAERLAKLAAEESGFGKWQDKVIKNQFGTRNVYESIKDLKTVGVIESLHGGKLLKIAEPMGVVAALVPSTNPTSTAMFKILISLKARNSVVISPHPKTAKCTFDAAMVLCDAAEKAGAPRGLIQCMKNPTLEGTSELMKNKNIAVILATGSNPMVRAAYSSGKPAYGVGAGNVPAFIEKSANYKKAVADILYGTTFDNGTLCSSEQAIVCDRTIREQVIKECKEQGGYFVNAEEKKKLSGYILKDKGLNADIVGKPAPWIAQHAGFNVPENTRVLIAECSEVGKHEPLSVEKLSPILAFYTVDGWLEGCHKCIDLLQFGGIGHTMVIHSNDSDIIMKFALEKPAFRILVNTVSSVGAVGYTTALMPSMTLGPGTWGGSIISENVTAKHLLNYKHLAFEVNPVNPGQTLTSIGSSSAVSSSVPKSFIDEIEDRLRARAGNKPVQQDYSIPEKKETKPAANKAYGEGISEEEIQKIIKGFKV from the coding sequence ATGACACTTCAGGATAATGATCTCCTTTCCGTTCAGGAAGCCCGGAACTTAGCCCTCGCGGCAAAAGAGGCTCAAAAAGAGTATAAACACTTCACACAGGAGCAGGTTGACCGCATCGTTAAAGCCATGGCGGATGCGGGATACGCACAGGCGGAGCGGCTCGCAAAACTGGCTGCTGAGGAGAGCGGATTCGGAAAATGGCAGGATAAGGTCATCAAGAATCAGTTCGGCACCCGGAATGTGTATGAGTCAATTAAAGACCTGAAAACAGTCGGTGTGATCGAATCACTGCATGGCGGTAAGCTGCTTAAAATAGCAGAGCCAATGGGGGTTGTTGCGGCACTGGTACCTTCGACCAACCCGACCTCCACGGCAATGTTTAAGATCCTTATATCCCTGAAGGCCCGCAATTCCGTAGTTATCTCTCCTCATCCCAAGACGGCAAAGTGCACTTTTGATGCCGCTATGGTTCTTTGTGACGCTGCCGAAAAAGCCGGGGCCCCCAGAGGATTGATTCAATGTATGAAGAATCCGACCCTGGAGGGAACCAGTGAATTAATGAAGAACAAAAATATCGCCGTAATTCTTGCCACCGGAAGCAACCCGATGGTCAGAGCAGCATACAGTTCAGGAAAGCCTGCTTACGGAGTAGGGGCCGGAAACGTGCCTGCATTTATTGAAAAATCTGCCAATTACAAAAAGGCGGTTGCGGATATTCTATACGGTACAACTTTTGATAATGGCACGCTCTGTTCATCTGAACAGGCAATCGTATGTGACAGAACCATCCGCGAACAGGTAATTAAAGAATGTAAAGAGCAGGGGGGATATTTTGTTAATGCTGAAGAGAAAAAAAAGCTTTCGGGTTATATACTGAAGGATAAAGGGCTCAACGCAGATATTGTTGGAAAGCCCGCACCATGGATTGCGCAGCACGCAGGATTTAACGTCCCCGAAAATACCCGGGTCCTTATCGCGGAGTGCAGTGAAGTGGGTAAGCACGAACCACTTTCCGTGGAAAAACTTTCACCCATACTTGCCTTTTATACCGTTGACGGCTGGCTTGAAGGATGCCACAAGTGCATTGATTTGCTGCAATTCGGCGGTATTGGACACACGATGGTAATCCATTCCAATGATTCGGATATCATCATGAAATTTGCTCTTGAGAAACCTGCATTCAGGATTCTGGTTAATACCGTTTCCTCTGTAGGGGCAGTCGGATATACAACTGCACTGATGCCCTCAATGACGCTCGGTCCCGGAACCTGGGGAGGTTCAATCATATCAGAAAATGTTACCGCAAAACATCTGCTGAATTACAAACATCTGGCATTTGAGGTGAATCCTGTAAATCCTGGGCAGACGCTTACATCAATTGGAAGCAGCAGTGCGGTATCATCGTCAGTACCAAAGAGTTTTATTGATGAAATAGAAGACCGACTGAGGGCCCGTGCCGGCAACAAACCTGTGCAACAGGATTACAGCATTCCGGAGAAAAAGGAAACCAAACCCGCGGCAAACAAAGCATACGGAGAAGGAATCTCAGAAGAAGAAATTCAGAAGATCATCAAGGGGTTTAAGGTTTAG
- a CDS encoding transposase, producing MSDKFLNLYRITSARANWWNYGNGIYFITTNTYNRERFFSEIINGEVKLLACGEVLKETWERLPGFFSYISIDDFVIMPDHFHGIIMINQTPGEEVIIDNQVFEPNPGYSSEKMSEIALKAGPLARVVGTFKSMVTRKARKINKQFKWQERFYDRIIRDENGLFAAREYIRMNPLKWEIDSPR from the coding sequence ATGTCAGATAAATTTTTAAATCTTTACCGGATCACCTCCGCCAGAGCCAATTGGTGGAATTATGGTAATGGCATTTACTTCATAACAACAAACACCTATAACCGGGAAAGGTTCTTTTCCGAAATTATAAACGGAGAGGTTAAATTACTCGCCTGCGGTGAAGTTTTGAAAGAGACCTGGGAGAGGTTGCCGGGCTTTTTTTCCTATATCTCAATTGATGATTTTGTAATAATGCCGGATCATTTTCATGGTATAATCATGATTAATCAAACACCCGGCGAGGAAGTCATCATAGACAATCAGGTTTTTGAACCCAATCCCGGATATTCCTCAGAAAAAATGTCAGAAATAGCATTGAAGGCAGGTCCTCTGGCAAGGGTTGTAGGCACATTTAAATCCATGGTCACCCGTAAGGCAAGAAAAATCAACAAACAATTCAAGTGGCAGGAACGCTTTTATGACAGAATAATTCGTGATGAAAACGGATTGTTCGCGGCAAGAGAATACATCAGGATGAATCCGTTGAAATGGGAAATCGATTCCCCTCGGTAA
- a CDS encoding aminotransferase class V-fold PLP-dependent enzyme, whose amino-acid sequence MTDLQQHFSKFRKNIIGIDNSFQSPYGEKKILYADWIASGRLYAPIEEKMIRDFGPWVANTHSESSVTGTFMTKSYAEAKRIIKKHVNAGEGDVLICNGSGMTGPVNKFIRILGLRLPEQFYDNILLDETMRPVVFVTHMEHHSNQTSWHETIADVVVIPPDEDGGINPDNLEIELQKYKNRRLKIGSFTAASNVTGIQTPYHQLSKIMHQNGGYCFVDFACSAPYVDINMHPKDPDERLDAIFFSPHKFLGGPGTPGVLIFTSHLYHNRIPDNPGGGTVDWTNPWGEHKFVNDIEAREDGGTPPFLQTIKAALAIKLKEEMQSKYMLQREEELVDIIVREFDNIPKLHLLADNYRHRLGALSFYIEDMHYNLAVKLLNDRFGIQSRGGCSCAGTYGHYLLHVDPSRSKRITDKIDQGDLSEKPGWVRISLHPTMTDDEVYYIADALRDIIDHADEYSADYIYKKECNEFFHKDFKGHEFAAITTMFEI is encoded by the coding sequence ATGACTGATCTTCAGCAGCATTTTTCAAAATTCAGAAAAAATATTATCGGTATAGATAATAGTTTTCAGTCTCCCTATGGAGAAAAGAAAATACTTTACGCGGACTGGATAGCCAGCGGCCGGCTTTATGCTCCGATCGAAGAAAAAATGATCCGCGATTTTGGCCCCTGGGTTGCGAATACCCATTCTGAATCGAGCGTGACCGGCACCTTTATGACAAAATCCTACGCTGAAGCAAAAAGGATTATCAAAAAGCATGTGAATGCCGGCGAAGGAGATGTACTTATCTGTAACGGATCTGGCATGACCGGCCCGGTTAATAAGTTTATCCGGATTCTCGGACTGCGCCTGCCCGAGCAGTTTTATGATAACATTTTGCTTGATGAAACGATGCGGCCGGTGGTATTTGTAACCCACATGGAGCATCATTCAAACCAGACATCCTGGCATGAGACTATTGCCGATGTGGTGGTGATTCCCCCTGATGAAGATGGCGGCATTAATCCCGATAATCTTGAAATTGAACTGCAGAAGTATAAAAACAGACGGCTGAAGATTGGCTCGTTCACGGCAGCATCAAACGTTACGGGGATACAAACCCCGTATCATCAGCTATCTAAAATAATGCATCAGAACGGCGGCTATTGCTTTGTGGATTTTGCCTGTTCAGCACCTTATGTTGATATTAATATGCACCCCAAAGATCCCGATGAACGGCTTGATGCTATATTCTTTTCACCGCATAAATTCCTCGGGGGACCGGGTACTCCCGGCGTTCTGATTTTCACCTCCCACCTGTATCACAACCGGATACCGGATAACCCCGGCGGCGGGACGGTTGACTGGACCAACCCCTGGGGTGAACACAAATTTGTGAATGATATAGAAGCCCGTGAAGATGGCGGCACTCCCCCTTTTCTGCAGACTATTAAGGCAGCGCTCGCCATTAAACTAAAAGAGGAGATGCAAAGCAAATATATGCTGCAGCGTGAAGAGGAACTGGTAGATATCATTGTGAGGGAATTTGACAACATTCCAAAACTGCATTTGCTTGCGGATAATTACCGCCACCGGCTTGGCGCACTTTCGTTTTATATAGAAGACATGCATTATAATCTTGCGGTAAAATTGCTGAATGACCGGTTTGGGATACAGTCCCGCGGCGGCTGTTCCTGTGCAGGAACCTACGGACATTATCTGCTGCACGTTGACCCGAGCCGATCAAAGCGGATTACGGATAAAATTGACCAGGGCGATCTCTCCGAAAAACCGGGATGGGTCCGTATTTCTCTCCACCCCACCATGACCGATGATGAGGTCTATTACATTGCCGATGCGCTCCGCGATATTATTGACCACGCGGATGAATATTCAGCAGATTATATATACAAAAAAGAATGCAACGAATTTTTCCACAAAGATTTTAAGGGGCATGAGTTCGCGGCGATAACCACGATGTTCGAAATATAA
- a CDS encoding NapC/NirT family cytochrome c, with translation MKGKLPQAFYSPLALLGFAVAGISFGLILFLMTLEFFAHETKPYMGIIAFIILPAIMICGLLLVAVALWREHSLKKRGLAKERRMPVVDLNDPKHRTAVSMITVVTVLLLVFSAFGSFKAYEYTDSDEFCGTMCHEVMHPEYTAYLNSAHSRVGCAKCHIGPGADWFVQSKISGAYQLYSVAFNKYSRPIETPIKNLRPAQHTCEQCHWPAHFFSEKKVSGNYYLTDEANTLHSLTMLMKVGGGTATSGTSNGIHYHMNIANDIFYYTDDESRQSIPWIKVIDKEGKEVVYTTKEKAGFTPPDKELRRFDCIDCHNRPAHIYNQPDKMLNRYMSSGRIDPTLPYIKSIAMDVLEKDYYTTEEAVKKIDLYISNFYSASYPDVMKTRQADLAKSIKAIQEIYSNNYFPTMKVSWKKYPNNLGHMYYEGCFRCHDDKHTSADGRKISSDCNVCHTIIGQKIANEKEMVSLDGMDFIHPSNLNQGIEYNQCPDCHGVYQKN, from the coding sequence ATGAAAGGTAAATTACCGCAGGCGTTTTATTCGCCGCTGGCTCTTCTGGGGTTCGCTGTTGCAGGGATATCCTTCGGGCTTATCCTCTTCCTCATGACGCTTGAGTTTTTTGCTCATGAGACAAAACCCTATATGGGCATAATCGCCTTCATCATCCTTCCGGCTATTATGATATGCGGACTGCTGCTGGTAGCTGTTGCACTTTGGCGCGAACACTCGCTTAAAAAGCGGGGTCTTGCCAAGGAAAGAAGAATGCCGGTAGTTGATCTGAATGATCCCAAACACCGTACCGCGGTTTCCATGATTACCGTTGTTACGGTTCTTTTGCTTGTTTTTTCAGCATTCGGCAGCTTTAAGGCATACGAATACACCGACTCAGATGAGTTTTGCGGAACCATGTGCCATGAAGTGATGCATCCTGAATATACAGCGTATCTTAACTCTGCACACAGCCGTGTCGGGTGCGCTAAGTGTCACATCGGCCCTGGAGCTGACTGGTTTGTACAGTCAAAGATTTCCGGTGCCTATCAGCTCTATTCAGTTGCTTTCAATAAATACTCGCGTCCGATTGAAACACCTATCAAGAATCTGCGCCCTGCTCAGCATACCTGCGAGCAGTGCCACTGGCCGGCTCATTTCTTCAGTGAGAAGAAAGTATCCGGCAATTACTATCTGACCGATGAAGCAAACACTCTGCACTCCCTCACCATGCTTATGAAAGTCGGGGGCGGAACTGCAACCTCAGGCACTTCAAACGGCATTCATTATCACATGAACATCGCAAACGACATCTTTTACTACACCGATGATGAAAGCCGCCAATCCATTCCCTGGATTAAGGTAATAGACAAGGAAGGCAAAGAAGTGGTATATACAACGAAGGAAAAAGCCGGATTCACTCCCCCGGATAAAGAGCTCCGCCGCTTTGACTGCATTGACTGCCACAACCGCCCTGCTCATATATATAATCAGCCTGATAAAATGCTTAACCGCTATATGTCCTCCGGACGGATTGATCCAACCCTCCCCTACATAAAGAGTATTGCAATGGATGTGCTCGAAAAAGACTATTACACAACCGAAGAAGCAGTAAAGAAAATCGACCTGTATATCAGCAATTTCTACAGCGCCTCTTATCCGGATGTGATGAAAACCCGCCAGGCCGATCTTGCTAAATCCATTAAGGCAATTCAGGAAATTTATTCCAACAACTACTTCCCGACCATGAAGGTCAGCTGGAAAAAATATCCCAATAATCTCGGGCATATGTATTATGAAGGATGCTTCCGCTGCCATGATGATAAACATACCTCCGCGGACGGCAGAAAAATTTCTTCTGACTGCAATGTCTGCCATACCATCATAGGACAGAAAATTGCCAATGAAAAGGAAATGGTTTCGCTCGACGGCATGGATTTCATCCATCCCTCAAATCTGAATCAGGGAATTGAATACAACCAGTGCCCTGACTGCCACGGAGTGTATCAGAAAAATTAA
- a CDS encoding cytochrome b/b6 domain-containing protein: MTLNSKKYSGTSYLNFCRISLFIAVLFSLMSVQSLAQTKEDCLTCHSDDTMTMEKKGKEISLFADEKKINSSVHGKLECVACHTGFDPDEVPHKENIQPVNCISCHKNAPVKHLFHPFMVKSGGKGTGKAYDCKGCHGTHEVQRVKKAGASGDLSCVKCHAEQDAEFKHSAHYRSIEKGVKAFNDCQSCHATPITLSSMNGDTLATKRAEEKLCLSCHLDAPEVRSQFSTSQAFIKAYDNSVHGKALMKGNAKAAGCVDCHGAHDINKGTDPTSPVAKKNIPETCGKCHEDILKEFNESSHGLAVAKGNVDAPVCTDCHGEHNILDTKDPKAPVAFQNVSAQVCAPCHNSVKLSDKYGISANRFATFQDTYHGLALEGGSASVANCASCHGVHNIKSSSDPTSTIHKSNLVATCGSCHPGANENFTVGKIHVTLEKEEEPILYYIAFGYILMIVGTIGGMFFHNIIDFIKKSKIKKMKQRGLIPHEKHSHALYLRMSKNERIQHITLAVSFILLVITGFMLRFPNAWWVVSIRNISENAFELRSLIHRIAAVVMTLVSLYHIYYILFVPRGKQLIRDLLPRLQDAKDAIGVFKYNLGLQKDKPLLDRFSYVEKAEYWALIWGTIVMTVTGVIMWFDNTFMNLFTKLGWDIARTIHYYEAWLAFLAIVVWHFYFVMFNPDVYPMSLAWWKGTITEEEMAEEHPLELQRIKDKLKEKEFGEDDIIDPEENNEENKQ, encoded by the coding sequence ATGACCTTGAACTCAAAAAAATACTCTGGAACTTCATATTTGAACTTCTGCCGGATTAGCCTCTTTATTGCTGTTTTGTTTAGTCTGATGTCCGTCCAATCCTTAGCCCAGACTAAAGAAGACTGCCTGACCTGCCACTCTGACGACACCATGACCATGGAGAAAAAAGGAAAGGAAATTTCCCTTTTTGCCGATGAGAAAAAAATTAACTCATCAGTGCACGGCAAACTGGAATGCGTGGCCTGCCATACCGGTTTTGACCCGGACGAAGTTCCGCATAAAGAAAACATCCAGCCGGTTAACTGCATCTCCTGCCATAAAAATGCTCCCGTAAAGCACCTGTTCCACCCCTTTATGGTTAAATCCGGAGGCAAAGGCACCGGAAAAGCATACGACTGTAAAGGATGCCACGGTACTCATGAAGTGCAGAGAGTTAAAAAGGCAGGTGCTTCAGGCGATCTGAGCTGCGTAAAATGCCATGCTGAGCAGGATGCAGAATTCAAACACTCAGCCCATTACCGCTCCATTGAAAAAGGTGTGAAAGCATTTAACGACTGCCAGTCCTGCCATGCAACTCCGATTACCCTGAGCTCAATGAACGGTGATACTCTTGCCACAAAACGCGCTGAAGAAAAACTCTGCCTGAGCTGTCACCTTGATGCCCCTGAGGTAAGAAGCCAGTTCAGCACCAGCCAGGCATTCATTAAAGCATATGATAACAGTGTTCACGGAAAAGCCCTCATGAAAGGGAATGCCAAGGCAGCAGGATGCGTGGACTGCCATGGCGCGCATGATATTAACAAGGGTACAGACCCAACTTCTCCGGTTGCAAAGAAAAACATTCCGGAAACCTGCGGAAAATGTCATGAAGATATTCTTAAAGAGTTTAATGAAAGTTCTCACGGTCTTGCAGTTGCAAAGGGAAATGTGGATGCACCAGTCTGCACCGATTGTCACGGCGAACATAATATATTAGATACCAAAGACCCCAAGGCGCCGGTTGCGTTTCAGAATGTTTCTGCCCAGGTTTGCGCTCCATGCCATAACTCGGTTAAGCTTTCTGATAAATATGGCATATCAGCCAACCGGTTTGCAACCTTTCAGGATACATATCACGGACTGGCTCTTGAAGGCGGTTCGGCATCTGTTGCCAACTGCGCATCATGCCATGGCGTGCACAATATTAAATCATCATCCGACCCGACTTCAACAATTCACAAATCGAATCTGGTTGCCACCTGCGGATCATGCCATCCGGGCGCTAACGAGAATTTCACCGTTGGAAAAATTCACGTTACTCTGGAAAAGGAAGAAGAACCGATTCTCTATTACATCGCGTTCGGATATATCCTGATGATCGTCGGCACCATTGGCGGCATGTTCTTCCATAATATTATTGACTTTATTAAGAAGTCCAAGATTAAAAAGATGAAGCAGCGCGGGCTTATTCCTCATGAAAAGCACAGCCACGCACTGTATCTCAGAATGTCAAAGAATGAACGGATACAGCATATAACGCTTGCCGTGAGCTTCATTCTGCTGGTTATCACAGGATTTATGCTCCGCTTCCCGAATGCTTGGTGGGTTGTTTCCATCCGGAATATCAGTGAAAACGCATTTGAACTGCGCAGTCTGATTCACCGTATTGCAGCAGTGGTGATGACTCTGGTCTCACTCTACCATATATATTACATCCTGTTTGTGCCCCGGGGCAAGCAGCTTATCCGCGATCTTCTCCCCCGTCTTCAGGATGCAAAAGATGCTATCGGCGTCTTTAAGTATAACCTGGGCCTGCAGAAGGATAAACCGCTTCTTGACCGGTTCAGCTATGTTGAAAAAGCTGAATACTGGGCACTGATCTGGGGTACCATCGTCATGACGGTTACCGGTGTAATTATGTGGTTCGACAATACCTTTATGAATCTCTTTACCAAACTCGGATGGGATATCGCACGCACCATACACTATTATGAGGCCTGGCTTGCGTTCCTGGCAATTGTGGTATGGCATTTCTACTTTGTGATGTTCAATCCTGATGTGTATCCGATGAGTCTTGCATGGTGGAAGGGTACCATCACCGAAGAAGAGATGGCTGAAGAGCATCCGCTTGAACTGCAGAGAATTAAGGATAAACTTAAAGAAAAAGAATTCGGCGAAGATGATATCATTGACCCGGAAGAAAACAACGAAGAAAACAAACAGTAA
- a CDS encoding MFS transporter, giving the protein MASEKATKRNPWAWVPSLYFAEGIPYIVVMTLSVIMYKRLGVSNTEIALYTSWLYLPWVIKPLWSPLVDLTRTKRFWTVIMQLFIGAGLAGIALTIPADDYIRYTMAFFWLLAFSSATHDIAADGFYMIALPEHEQALYVGIRSTFYRVASITGQGLLVILAGTLESSTGLPPAEFSFRAVKGDQANVRFLDDSVQFRSVAAGDLQILVSDAKTSISLVQTPKETTDSLIGAVKEYNLSNGFYGTQAVPAPAAAAEEEEGWYQTYISKPYSEYIVTPLEDFLRTNFGDEAKQTARVLKAGNVGIVYIRLSEAPGRETVVNISKSGGDNNFTMLEGARIVFTDSNWNIPAAVAVQTDPKLNFESAATFQAVSGNIPLAWSITFYIIAGLFLLFFIWHKFILPYPVTDKAAVSGGNIFKEFFRTFALFFKKEKIGLILGFLLLFRFAEAQLVKLASPFLLDTKEVGGLGLTTAEVGFVYGTVGILFLTLGGILGGIAASKKGLKYWLMIMVVSINVPDLLYVYMAYAQPENFLIINICVAIEQFGYGFGFTAYMLFLIYVSEGEHKTAHYAIGTGFMALGMMIPGMFSGWLQELIGYQNFFVWVMIATIPGFIIAKYLPVSPTFGMKKE; this is encoded by the coding sequence ATGGCTTCTGAAAAGGCAACAAAACGTAATCCCTGGGCTTGGGTACCCTCTCTCTACTTCGCTGAAGGAATTCCCTATATCGTGGTTATGACTCTTTCGGTAATTATGTATAAGCGGCTCGGTGTCTCCAACACTGAGATTGCCTTATATACAAGCTGGCTGTATCTGCCCTGGGTGATTAAACCGCTGTGGAGTCCTCTGGTTGATCTTACACGTACCAAACGTTTCTGGACTGTTATCATGCAGCTGTTTATCGGAGCAGGTCTTGCGGGCATTGCGCTTACCATTCCGGCTGATGATTATATACGCTACACCATGGCATTCTTCTGGCTGCTTGCGTTCAGTTCCGCCACGCATGATATTGCCGCGGACGGATTTTATATGATTGCTCTTCCTGAACATGAACAGGCGCTATATGTGGGCATCAGAAGCACTTTTTACCGTGTTGCAAGCATTACGGGCCAGGGACTGCTGGTTATTCTTGCCGGTACTCTTGAAAGTTCAACCGGGCTTCCTCCGGCTGAGTTCTCATTTAGGGCCGTTAAAGGGGATCAGGCAAATGTCCGCTTCCTGGATGATTCCGTGCAGTTCAGAAGTGTTGCTGCCGGTGATCTGCAGATTCTTGTCTCTGATGCAAAAACTTCTATATCTCTGGTTCAGACCCCAAAAGAAACAACAGACAGCCTCATCGGTGCGGTTAAGGAATATAATCTTTCCAACGGTTTTTATGGCACACAGGCCGTACCCGCGCCTGCTGCTGCTGCTGAAGAAGAGGAAGGCTGGTATCAGACGTATATCAGCAAACCGTACAGTGAGTATATCGTCACTCCGCTTGAGGATTTCCTCCGCACCAATTTTGGTGATGAAGCTAAACAGACTGCGCGTGTGCTGAAAGCCGGCAACGTGGGAATTGTATATATCCGGCTGAGTGAAGCCCCCGGTCGTGAGACGGTGGTCAATATCTCAAAAAGCGGCGGAGATAATAACTTCACGATGCTTGAAGGGGCGCGCATTGTATTCACCGACAGCAACTGGAATATTCCTGCCGCTGTCGCAGTACAGACCGATCCGAAGCTCAATTTTGAATCAGCGGCAACATTTCAGGCAGTATCAGGCAATATTCCTCTGGCCTGGAGCATTACTTTTTATATCATTGCCGGACTGTTCCTCCTCTTTTTTATCTGGCATAAATTTATTCTTCCTTATCCGGTGACCGATAAAGCAGCGGTGAGCGGCGGGAATATTTTCAAAGAGTTTTTCAGAACGTTTGCTCTCTTCTTTAAGAAGGAAAAGATTGGACTGATACTTGGCTTCCTCCTCTTATTCCGTTTTGCTGAAGCCCAGCTTGTTAAACTTGCTTCTCCTTTTCTGCTGGACACAAAGGAAGTCGGCGGGCTTGGCCTGACCACTGCTGAAGTGGGATTTGTTTATGGTACTGTGGGTATTCTTTTTCTGACTCTCGGCGGAATTCTTGGCGGTATCGCGGCTTCCAAAAAAGGACTGAAATACTGGCTGATGATTATGGTCGTTTCGATTAATGTACCGGACCTTCTATATGTATATATGGCTTATGCACAGCCGGAAAATTTTCTGATAATTAATATCTGTGTGGCCATTGAGCAGTTTGGCTATGGTTTCGGCTTTACCGCGTATATGCTCTTCCTGATATATGTAAGTGAGGGAGAACATAAAACGGCACATTATGCCATCGGCACAGGGTTTATGGCTCTGGGCATGATGATTCCCGGTATGTTCAGCGGATGGCTTCAGGAACTTATCGGCTATCAGAATTTCTTTGTGTGGGTGATGATTGCAACCATTCCAGGCTTCATTATTGCA